In a single window of the Xylanimonas protaetiae genome:
- a CDS encoding sugar phosphate isomerase/epimerase family protein, which produces MAPPIPVTLSTASVYPRRAAYAFESAAELGYDGVEVMVWSDPATQETASLQRLSRHHGVQVRSLHAPTLLVSQGVWGRDPATKLRRTVDMALELGAGTVVVHPPFRWQYRYARGFQDQVRELTAESGVVLAVENMYPWKARSRSDRHYVAYLPGWDATEFDYANVTLDLSHAAVAQQGGMDLVHAFGDRLRHLHLADGTGAPRDEHLVPGRGSMDCAAVLTHLARTGWRGDVVVEISTRRDRSAHERHVDLEIALAFTRAYLRPDPVEYHPPEPTHRHLPADAW; this is translated from the coding sequence ATGGCCCCGCCGATCCCGGTGACCCTGTCGACCGCCTCGGTGTACCCGCGGCGCGCGGCGTACGCGTTCGAGTCCGCGGCGGAGCTGGGGTACGACGGCGTCGAGGTCATGGTGTGGTCCGACCCGGCCACCCAGGAGACGGCCTCCCTCCAGCGGCTGTCCCGGCACCACGGCGTCCAGGTCCGTTCCCTGCACGCGCCGACCCTGCTCGTGAGCCAGGGCGTGTGGGGCCGCGACCCCGCCACCAAGCTGCGCCGCACGGTCGACATGGCGCTCGAGCTCGGCGCCGGCACCGTCGTCGTGCACCCGCCCTTCCGGTGGCAGTACCGCTACGCGCGCGGGTTCCAGGACCAGGTGCGCGAGCTGACGGCCGAGAGCGGCGTCGTCCTCGCCGTCGAGAACATGTACCCGTGGAAGGCGCGGTCGCGCAGCGACCGGCACTACGTGGCCTACCTGCCCGGCTGGGACGCCACCGAGTTCGACTACGCCAACGTCACGCTCGACCTGTCGCACGCGGCCGTCGCCCAGCAGGGCGGCATGGACCTGGTCCACGCGTTCGGCGACCGGCTGCGCCACCTCCACCTCGCGGACGGCACGGGCGCGCCGCGCGACGAGCACCTGGTCCCCGGCCGCGGCTCGATGGACTGCGCGGCCGTCCTCACCCACCTCGCGCGCACCGGGTGGCGCGGCGACGTCGTCGTCGAGATCTCCACGCGGCGCGACCGGTCGGCGCACGAGCGGCACGTCGACCTCGAGATCGCGCTCGCCTTCACGCGCGCCTACCTGCGGCCCGACCCGGTCGAGTACCACCCGCCCGAGCCAACACACAGGC
- a CDS encoding HPr family phosphocarrier protein, with product MERVVVVGLREGLHARPAALFVQEAGRQPVPVSIARPGGVPANAASILAVLTLDVAAGDEVVLTTAADGPEAATALVALERYLVQATPS from the coding sequence ATGGAACGCGTCGTCGTCGTCGGCCTGCGCGAGGGGCTGCACGCCCGTCCCGCGGCGCTGTTCGTGCAGGAGGCCGGGCGGCAGCCCGTGCCCGTGTCGATCGCCCGGCCCGGCGGGGTCCCGGCGAACGCCGCGAGCATCCTGGCCGTGCTCACGCTCGACGTCGCGGCGGGCGACGAGGTGGTGCTCACGACGGCGGCCGACGGCCCCGAGGCGGCGACGGCGCTGGTCGCGCTGGAGCGCTACCTGGTGCAGGCCACGCCGTCCTGA
- the ptsP gene encoding phosphoenolpyruvate--protein phosphotransferase: MTSLHGVPVSPGRAAGVVVTMPAPVPAPVLARLPEGADLEAAADRVSQAARTVTADLLERAGRASGTAADVLTVTAAMAADPTLAEAAARLVREDRETPERAVWDAAQGVVDQLESLGGLMAERARDVRDVRDRIVAALTGQRPPGVPEPGHPFVLVAHDLAPADTATLDPAQALALVTEGGGPTSHTAILARALGIPAVVAVAGAGDLRDGETVLVDGGRGTVERDPAAEAVAAASAPRVQRTFAGQGRTADGVHVELLANVADPASAKAAAAAGAEGVGLFRTEFLFLGRPDEPGVDEQTRTYHAVLDAFAGRKVVVRTLDAGADKPLPFLTAEGEPNPALGVRGLRTAALHPDVLERQLEAIAAAAARSDADVWVMAPMVATPDEADRFVARCAAHGLAHAGVMIEVPAAALQARWILEEATFASLGTNDLTQYAMAADRELGALAELSTTWQPAVLRLVAAACEGAHVAERAHEDDRGAQGPRERPVGVCGEAAGDPALAPVLVGLGVTSLSMAPAALGDIAAVLATTTLERCRRLARLALGSRDAWAARQAVRAALPELDALGL, from the coding sequence ATGACCTCGCTCCACGGCGTCCCTGTCAGCCCAGGTCGCGCCGCCGGCGTCGTCGTCACGATGCCCGCGCCCGTGCCGGCGCCGGTGCTGGCACGGCTGCCCGAGGGCGCCGACCTCGAGGCGGCCGCCGACCGTGTGTCGCAGGCGGCCCGGACCGTCACGGCCGACCTGCTCGAGCGGGCCGGCCGCGCGTCCGGCACGGCGGCCGACGTCCTGACCGTCACGGCGGCCATGGCCGCGGACCCGACCCTGGCGGAGGCCGCCGCGCGGCTCGTGCGCGAGGACCGCGAGACGCCGGAGCGCGCGGTCTGGGACGCGGCGCAGGGCGTCGTCGACCAGCTCGAGTCCCTGGGCGGCCTCATGGCCGAGCGGGCCCGCGACGTGCGCGACGTGCGCGACCGCATCGTCGCCGCGCTCACGGGCCAGCGCCCCCCGGGCGTGCCCGAGCCCGGCCACCCGTTCGTGCTCGTCGCGCACGACCTCGCGCCCGCCGACACCGCGACGCTCGACCCCGCCCAGGCGCTCGCGCTCGTCACCGAGGGCGGCGGCCCGACGTCGCACACCGCGATCCTCGCGCGCGCGCTCGGCATCCCCGCCGTCGTCGCCGTCGCCGGGGCGGGCGATCTGCGCGACGGCGAGACCGTGCTGGTGGACGGCGGCCGCGGCACCGTGGAGCGCGACCCCGCCGCGGAGGCCGTCGCCGCGGCGTCGGCGCCGCGCGTGCAGCGCACCTTCGCCGGGCAGGGGCGCACCGCCGACGGCGTGCACGTCGAGCTGCTGGCCAACGTGGCCGACCCGGCCTCCGCCAAGGCCGCCGCGGCCGCCGGCGCGGAGGGCGTGGGCCTGTTCCGCACCGAGTTCCTGTTCCTGGGCCGCCCCGACGAGCCCGGCGTCGACGAGCAGACCCGCACCTACCACGCGGTGCTCGACGCGTTCGCGGGCCGCAAGGTGGTGGTCCGCACGCTCGACGCCGGGGCCGACAAGCCGCTGCCCTTCCTCACCGCCGAGGGCGAGCCCAACCCCGCCCTGGGCGTGCGCGGCCTGCGCACCGCCGCCCTGCACCCGGACGTGCTGGAGCGGCAGCTCGAGGCGATCGCGGCGGCCGCCGCGCGCTCCGACGCCGACGTGTGGGTCATGGCCCCGATGGTCGCGACGCCGGACGAGGCCGACCGGTTCGTGGCCCGCTGCGCGGCGCACGGGCTCGCGCACGCGGGCGTCATGATCGAGGTGCCCGCGGCGGCCCTCCAGGCCCGCTGGATCCTCGAGGAGGCGACGTTCGCGAGCCTCGGCACGAACGACCTCACGCAGTACGCCATGGCCGCCGACCGCGAGCTCGGCGCGCTCGCGGAGCTGTCGACGACGTGGCAGCCGGCCGTGCTGCGGCTCGTCGCGGCGGCCTGCGAGGGCGCGCACGTCGCCGAGCGCGCGCACGAGGACGACCGCGGCGCGCAAGGCCCGCGCGAGCGTCCCGTGGGGGTGTGCGGGGAGGCCGCGGGCGACCCGGCGCTCGCGCCGGTCCTCGTGGGCCTCGGCGTGACGTCGCTGTCGATGGCCCCGGCCGCGCTCGGCGACATCGCCGCGGTGCTCGCGACGACGACGCTCGAACGGTGCCGCCGGCTCGCGAGGCTCGCGCTCGGCTCGCGCGACGCGTGGGCTGCCCGCCAGGCCGTCCGCGCGGCCCTGCCGGAGCTGGACGCGCTGGGTCTCTAG
- a CDS encoding PTS sugar transporter subunit IIA — MSEPTPAPAALAVLAPVAGTVIAVADIPDPVFSAALVGPGAAIAPDPVAGRVAVAPIAGVVVKLHPHAFVVAADDGRAVLVHLGIDTVELHGDGFELHVAEGDRVAAGQPVVGWDPAAVRAGGRSPVVPVVALDAEESELTGLAAVGTTLTTSDVLFAIA; from the coding sequence ATGAGCGAGCCCACGCCCGCCCCCGCCGCCCTGGCCGTGCTCGCCCCCGTCGCGGGCACGGTGATCGCCGTCGCCGACATCCCCGACCCGGTGTTCTCCGCCGCGCTCGTGGGCCCCGGCGCCGCGATCGCCCCCGACCCCGTCGCGGGCAGGGTCGCCGTCGCGCCCATCGCCGGCGTCGTCGTCAAGCTCCACCCGCACGCGTTCGTCGTCGCCGCCGACGACGGGCGCGCCGTCCTGGTGCACCTGGGCATCGACACCGTCGAGCTGCACGGCGACGGGTTCGAGCTGCACGTCGCCGAGGGCGACCGCGTCGCGGCGGGGCAGCCGGTCGTCGGCTGGGACCCGGCCGCGGTGCGGGCCGGCGGCCGCTCGCCCGTGGTGCCCGTGGTGGCCCTCGACGCCGAGGAGTCGGAGCTGACGGGCCTCGCGGCGGTCGGCACGACGCTGACGACGTCGGACGTGCTGTTCGCGATCGCCTGA
- a CDS encoding HAD family hydrolase — translation MVRAVVFDVGETLVDETRIWTRWADRLGVTRLTMLGLIGACAALDRPVTDAFAMVRPGLNLETEEAAWAVDDPDGLRSGFDADDLYPDVIPALTALRAAGLRLVVAGNQPPRALAALRAMDLPVDEIRNSAELGVEKPAPAFFAAAADLAGAPVREIAYVGDRTDNDVLPAADAGMLAVLVRRGPWGYLHATRPEAARAHVVDSLLELPGLLTAGS, via the coding sequence ATGGTGCGCGCGGTGGTGTTCGACGTCGGCGAGACGCTCGTCGACGAGACCCGGATCTGGACCCGCTGGGCCGACCGGCTCGGCGTCACGCGGCTGACGATGCTCGGGCTGATCGGCGCGTGCGCCGCGCTCGACCGGCCGGTCACGGACGCGTTCGCGATGGTCCGTCCAGGCCTGAACCTGGAAACCGAGGAGGCCGCCTGGGCTGTGGACGACCCCGACGGCCTGCGCAGCGGGTTCGACGCCGACGACCTCTACCCCGATGTCATCCCCGCGCTCACCGCGCTGCGCGCGGCCGGGCTGCGCCTCGTCGTCGCGGGGAACCAACCGCCGCGGGCGCTGGCCGCCCTGCGGGCGATGGACCTGCCGGTCGACGAGATCCGCAACTCCGCCGAGCTCGGCGTCGAGAAGCCGGCCCCCGCGTTCTTCGCGGCCGCTGCCGATCTCGCAGGCGCCCCCGTCCGCGAGATCGCCTACGTGGGCGACCGCACCGACAACGACGTGCTCCCCGCGGCCGACGCGGGCATGCTCGCGGTGCTCGTCCGGCGCGGCCCCTGGGGCTACCTGCACGCCACCCGCCCGGAGGCCGCGCGCGCCCACGTCGTCGACTCGCTCCTGGAGCTCCCCGGGCTGCTGACCGCGGGCAGCTGA
- a CDS encoding pyruvate, water dikinase regulatory protein: MAAPERVVDIHVVADSTGDTGARVARAVGAQYPDLEVNVVRHPRIHDVDGVDRALETLREDHADAVVFVTLVDVGLNARVAATCAELGVPCADLMAPALDAVIARTGLHPARVVQPVGLAADYFERIHAMEFAVANDDGNLTDSLSEADVVLVGASRTGKTPLSMYLGYLGYRTANVPLVTGVAPPDELFQAAPWKIVGLTIDPERLLAIRRRRVSLMGAQAQDGGRLGGYADLARIFDELDDVARIQRRLGCPVLDTTSLALEEAAGRVIELVSARRRAHLAAPTPMEGPVG, from the coding sequence ATGGCCGCGCCGGAGCGAGTTGTCGACATCCACGTGGTCGCCGACTCGACCGGCGACACGGGGGCGCGCGTGGCGCGCGCGGTCGGCGCGCAGTACCCGGACCTCGAGGTCAACGTGGTGCGGCACCCGCGCATCCACGACGTCGACGGCGTCGACCGGGCCCTGGAGACGCTCCGCGAGGACCACGCCGACGCCGTCGTCTTCGTGACGCTCGTCGACGTCGGCCTCAACGCCCGCGTCGCCGCCACGTGCGCCGAGCTGGGCGTGCCGTGCGCCGACCTCATGGCGCCCGCGCTCGACGCCGTCATCGCCCGTACGGGGCTGCACCCCGCGCGCGTCGTCCAGCCCGTCGGGCTCGCGGCCGACTACTTCGAGCGCATCCACGCCATGGAGTTCGCCGTCGCGAACGACGACGGGAACCTCACCGACTCGCTGAGCGAGGCCGACGTGGTGCTGGTGGGCGCGAGCCGCACGGGCAAGACGCCGCTGTCGATGTACCTGGGCTACCTCGGGTACCGCACGGCCAACGTGCCTCTCGTGACCGGTGTGGCCCCGCCGGACGAGCTCTTCCAGGCTGCACCCTGGAAGATCGTGGGCCTCACGATCGACCCCGAGCGACTGCTCGCCATCCGCCGTCGGCGGGTCTCCCTCATGGGAGCCCAGGCGCAGGACGGCGGACGGCTCGGGGGCTATGCGGACCTGGCCCGCATCTTCGACGAGCTCGACGACGTCGCCCGCATCCAGCGGCGCCTCGGGTGCCCCGTCCTCGACACCACCAGCCTCGCGCTGGAGGAGGCCGCAGGCCGGGTCATCGAGCTCGTCTCCGCACGCCGTCGGGCGCACCTCGCCGCGCCCACCCCCATGGAAGGACCGGTCGGATGA
- a CDS encoding PEP/pyruvate-binding domain-containing protein, with product MTTDVTYVYDFSEGNAEMRPLLGGKGAGLAEMTRIGVPVPDGFTVTTQACVEAMKAGGTWPADLWAQVEARLDALEARTGRRLGAAERPLLVSVRSGSVFSMPGMMDTILNLGISDEAAAALAAETGNARFAWDSYRRFVQMYGEVVEGVPAHAFEDELTALKGRRGVANDTDLGVEDLQELVATFRRVARTHGADLPTDPREQLRRSVNAVFASWDNPRARVYRGLNDISDDLGTAVNIQQMVFGNRGDHSATGVAFTRNPSTGAKELYGEFLVNAQGEDVVAGIRTPRPLAELEAVLPEAYSEFLATMTLLEDHYGDMQDIEFTIEEGKLYLLQTRNGKRTAAAALKVARDLVEAGVIDRTTALRRIEPAQLDQLLHPGLSAAHGETP from the coding sequence ATGACGACTGACGTGACGTACGTGTACGACTTCTCGGAGGGCAACGCCGAGATGAGGCCGCTGCTGGGCGGCAAGGGGGCCGGCCTCGCCGAGATGACCCGCATCGGCGTCCCGGTGCCGGACGGGTTCACCGTCACCACGCAGGCGTGCGTCGAGGCCATGAAGGCCGGCGGCACGTGGCCCGCCGACCTGTGGGCCCAGGTCGAGGCGCGGCTCGACGCCCTGGAGGCCCGCACGGGCCGCCGGCTCGGGGCGGCCGAGCGGCCGCTGCTCGTCTCGGTCCGGTCCGGCTCGGTGTTCTCGATGCCCGGCATGATGGACACCATCCTCAACCTGGGGATCAGCGACGAGGCCGCCGCCGCGCTCGCCGCCGAGACCGGCAACGCGCGCTTCGCGTGGGACTCCTACCGCCGGTTCGTCCAGATGTACGGCGAGGTGGTCGAGGGCGTGCCCGCGCACGCGTTCGAGGACGAGCTCACCGCCCTCAAGGGCCGCCGCGGCGTCGCCAACGACACCGACCTGGGCGTCGAGGACCTCCAGGAGCTCGTCGCGACCTTCCGCCGCGTCGCGCGCACGCACGGCGCCGACCTGCCGACCGACCCGCGCGAGCAGCTCCGCCGCTCCGTGAACGCCGTCTTCGCGTCGTGGGACAACCCGCGCGCCCGCGTCTACCGCGGCCTCAACGACATCTCTGACGACCTCGGCACCGCGGTCAACATCCAGCAGATGGTGTTCGGTAACCGCGGCGATCACTCCGCCACGGGCGTCGCGTTCACGCGCAACCCGTCCACGGGCGCCAAGGAGCTCTACGGCGAGTTCCTGGTCAATGCGCAGGGCGAGGACGTCGTCGCCGGCATCCGCACGCCGCGCCCCCTCGCGGAGCTCGAGGCCGTGCTGCCCGAGGCGTACTCCGAGTTCCTCGCCACGATGACCCTCCTCGAGGACCACTACGGCGACATGCAGGACATCGAGTTCACCATCGAGGAGGGCAAGCTCTACCTGCTCCAGACCCGCAACGGGAAGCGCACGGCCGCCGCCGCGCTCAAGGTCGCCCGCGACCTCGTCGAGGCGGGCGTCATCGACCGCACGACGGCGCTGCGGCGCATCGAGCCCGCACAGCTCGACCAGCTCCTGCACCCGGGCCTCTCCGCCGCCCACGGCGAGACCCCGTGA
- a CDS encoding putative PEP-binding protein — protein sequence MTRGLNASPGAAVGQIVFDADTAAERGKAGDAVVLVRWETTPDDIHGLVVAQGVLTAHGGMTSHAAVVARGMGKPCVAGAGDLVIDAAARTLTIGGHVLTEDDTITLDGSTGDVYVGALDLVPPQITDDFREVLGWADDVRRLGVRANADTGPDAVKARELGAEGIGLCRTEHMFMAVDRLPAVRRMILATDAAARQAALDELLPMQQADFEEIFEAMTGLPVTIRLIDPPLHEFLPDLVEQSLLVQRLEAAAAPSSSDDDGALAAARSLLAHVKRLHEQNPMLGTRGVRLSLLYPEICVMQTRAIVRAALAVLGRGFDPHVEIMVPLVGFAEELRRMREVIVETADKEVAAADRALDYTVGTMIELPRAALTADKIAEHADFFSFGTNDLTQTAVGISRDDAEGSFLAAYLEAGIVPANPFASIDAEGVAELVRIGVDKGRSLKPGLKTGVCGEHGGDPASIAILDKIGLDYVSCSPYRVPLARLAAARTTLDG from the coding sequence GTGACCCGCGGGCTCAACGCGTCCCCGGGCGCCGCCGTCGGGCAGATCGTGTTCGACGCCGACACCGCCGCCGAGCGCGGCAAGGCCGGCGACGCCGTCGTCCTGGTCCGCTGGGAGACGACGCCCGACGACATCCACGGCCTCGTCGTCGCGCAGGGCGTGCTCACCGCGCACGGCGGCATGACGTCGCACGCGGCCGTCGTCGCACGCGGCATGGGCAAGCCCTGCGTTGCGGGCGCGGGCGACCTCGTCATCGACGCGGCGGCCCGCACGCTGACGATCGGCGGCCACGTGCTCACCGAGGACGACACCATCACGCTCGACGGGTCCACCGGCGACGTGTACGTCGGCGCGCTCGACCTGGTGCCGCCGCAGATCACCGACGACTTCCGCGAGGTGCTCGGCTGGGCCGACGACGTCCGCCGCCTCGGCGTGCGCGCCAACGCCGACACCGGGCCCGACGCCGTCAAGGCCCGCGAGCTGGGCGCCGAGGGCATCGGCCTGTGCCGCACCGAGCACATGTTCATGGCCGTCGACCGGCTCCCCGCGGTGCGGCGCATGATCCTCGCGACCGACGCCGCCGCCCGCCAGGCCGCGCTCGACGAGCTGCTGCCCATGCAGCAGGCCGACTTCGAGGAGATCTTCGAGGCCATGACCGGGCTGCCGGTCACCATCCGGCTCATCGACCCGCCGCTGCACGAGTTCCTGCCGGACCTCGTGGAGCAGTCGCTGCTGGTGCAGCGCCTGGAGGCGGCCGCTGCCCCGTCGTCGTCCGACGACGACGGGGCGCTGGCCGCGGCGCGCAGCCTGCTCGCGCACGTCAAGCGGCTGCACGAGCAGAACCCCATGCTCGGCACGCGCGGCGTGCGGCTCTCGCTGCTCTACCCGGAGATCTGCGTCATGCAGACGCGGGCCATCGTCCGGGCGGCGCTCGCCGTGCTGGGGCGCGGGTTCGACCCGCACGTCGAGATCATGGTGCCGCTCGTCGGGTTCGCCGAGGAGCTGCGCCGCATGCGCGAGGTCATCGTCGAGACCGCCGACAAGGAGGTCGCCGCCGCGGACCGCGCGCTCGACTACACGGTCGGCACGATGATCGAGCTGCCGCGCGCGGCGCTCACCGCCGACAAGATCGCCGAGCACGCCGACTTCTTCTCGTTCGGCACCAACGACCTCACGCAGACGGCCGTCGGCATCTCGCGCGACGACGCCGAGGGCTCGTTCCTCGCCGCGTACCTGGAGGCGGGCATCGTCCCGGCCAACCCGTTCGCGTCGATCGACGCCGAGGGCGTCGCGGAGCTGGTGCGGATCGGCGTCGACAAGGGCCGCTCGCTGAAGCCGGGCCTCAAGACGGGCGTGTGCGGCGAGCACGGCGGCGACCCGGCAAGCATCGCGATCCTGGACAAGATCGGCCTGGACTACGTGAGCTGCAGCCCGTACCGCGTCCCGCTGGCCCGCCTGGCGGCGGCCCGCACGACGCTGGACGGCTGA
- a CDS encoding NHL domain-containing thioredoxin family protein: MSEIRTPRVRASELVGRGWLNTGGRSLDLADLRGRLVILDFWTFCCVNCLHVLDELRELEARYRDVLVIVGVHSPKFEHEADPVALAAAVERYSVEHPVLDDPELVTWGAYTARAWPTLVVIDPEGYVVAQMAGEGHASALEALVASLVAEHEAKGTLHRGVGPYVPPAPTSGTLRFPAKAVALPGGTLLVADAGHHSLAELGPDGETLVRRIGSEERGLVDGGPGEARFSEPNGLCLVPSGLRERLGYDVVVADTVNHALRGVRLADGLVTTLAGTGEQFMVGGQENVVLGGRPRPYDGTELPSTAVRLSSPWDVAWSDVAGGFVVAMAGTHTLWLFDPTAPRPGAPGTVRLFAGTMNEGLEDGTGETAWFAQPSGLAPATRPTDAGGDGQGPAASRRTGTTTVAATRGAAGARVAAGVSADQETFWVADSETSALRSVVVSRPVGGPAVASVRTSVGAGLFDFGHRDGDLAEARLQHPLGVVALPDGSVVVADTYNGALRRVETWWDDAAQVEAGRVTTVATGLAEPSDVLVEVSDDGRVTLVVVESAAHRLTRVPLPASLAGEVLDHGARRTQRPATAVAPGTLRLEVPFLPAPGQKLDDRWGPSTSLQVSATPPELLLSGSGDGTDLFRDVVVNPAIMEGVLHVTAKAASCDAEGDFPACHLAQQDWGVPLTVTPAGEATLTLPLRG; encoded by the coding sequence GTGAGCGAGATCCGTACCCCGCGTGTCCGAGCGTCCGAGCTGGTCGGGCGGGGGTGGCTGAACACCGGCGGTCGGTCGCTGGACCTCGCAGACCTGCGAGGTCGTCTGGTGATCCTGGACTTCTGGACCTTCTGCTGCGTCAACTGCCTGCACGTGCTCGACGAGCTGCGGGAGCTCGAGGCCAGGTATCGCGACGTCCTCGTGATCGTCGGCGTGCACTCGCCCAAGTTCGAGCACGAGGCCGACCCGGTGGCGCTCGCGGCCGCCGTCGAGCGGTACTCCGTGGAGCACCCGGTGCTCGACGACCCCGAGCTGGTCACCTGGGGCGCGTACACGGCGCGGGCCTGGCCGACGCTCGTCGTGATCGATCCCGAGGGGTACGTCGTCGCGCAGATGGCGGGGGAGGGGCACGCCTCCGCGCTGGAGGCGCTGGTCGCCTCGCTCGTGGCGGAGCACGAGGCCAAGGGGACGCTGCACCGCGGCGTCGGCCCGTACGTCCCGCCCGCGCCGACGTCGGGCACGCTGCGGTTCCCGGCGAAGGCGGTCGCGCTGCCGGGCGGCACCCTGCTGGTCGCCGACGCCGGCCATCACTCGCTGGCGGAGCTCGGGCCCGACGGCGAGACGCTCGTGCGCCGCATCGGCTCCGAGGAGCGCGGGCTCGTGGACGGGGGGCCGGGGGAGGCTCGGTTCTCCGAGCCCAACGGCCTGTGCCTCGTCCCGTCCGGCCTGCGGGAACGTCTCGGCTACGACGTCGTCGTCGCCGACACCGTCAACCACGCGCTACGCGGCGTGCGGCTCGCGGACGGGCTGGTGACCACGCTCGCCGGGACGGGCGAGCAGTTCATGGTGGGCGGTCAGGAGAACGTCGTGCTCGGCGGGCGGCCGCGCCCCTACGACGGCACCGAGCTGCCGTCGACGGCGGTGCGGCTCTCGTCGCCGTGGGACGTCGCCTGGTCGGACGTCGCGGGCGGGTTCGTCGTCGCGATGGCGGGGACGCACACGCTGTGGCTGTTCGACCCGACGGCCCCGCGGCCGGGTGCGCCGGGCACGGTGCGGCTCTTCGCCGGGACCATGAACGAGGGGCTCGAGGACGGGACAGGAGAGACGGCCTGGTTCGCACAGCCGTCGGGGCTCGCGCCGGCGACGCGCCCGACGGACGCCGGGGGCGACGGCCAGGGCCCCGCGGCGTCGCGCAGGACGGGGACCACGACGGTCGCGGCGACGCGCGGGGCGGCGGGCGCGCGCGTCGCTGCGGGTGTCTCTGCGGACCAGGAGACCTTCTGGGTGGCCGACTCCGAGACGTCGGCGCTCCGGTCCGTCGTCGTCAGTCGCCCGGTGGGAGGGCCCGCGGTCGCATCGGTGCGCACCTCGGTGGGTGCCGGGCTGTTCGACTTCGGTCACCGGGACGGCGACCTCGCCGAGGCGCGCCTCCAGCACCCGCTCGGCGTCGTCGCGCTGCCCGACGGCTCCGTCGTCGTCGCCGACACGTACAACGGTGCGCTGCGCCGCGTCGAGACCTGGTGGGACGACGCCGCGCAGGTCGAGGCGGGCCGGGTCACCACGGTCGCGACGGGTCTCGCGGAGCCGAGCGACGTGCTCGTGGAGGTCTCCGACGACGGCCGGGTGACCCTCGTCGTCGTCGAGTCGGCCGCGCACCGTCTCACGCGCGTGCCGCTGCCCGCGAGCCTCGCGGGCGAGGTCCTCGACCACGGGGCGCGCCGCACGCAGCGGCCGGCCACCGCCGTCGCGCCTGGGACGCTGCGGCTGGAGGTCCCGTTCCTGCCGGCGCCGGGCCAGAAGCTCGACGACCGCTGGGGGCCGTCGACGTCGCTGCAGGTCAGTGCGACGCCGCCCGAGCTGCTGCTCTCCGGGTCGGGCGACGGCACGGACCTGTTCCGCGACGTCGTCGTCAACCCGGCGATTATGGAGGGCGTCCTCCACGTCACGGCGAAGGCCGCAAGCTGCGACGCCGAGGGCGACTTCCCGGCCTGCCACCTGGCCCAGCAGGACTGGGGCGTCCCGCTGACGGTGACGCCCGCGGGCGAGGCAACGCTGACGCTCCCGCTGCGCGGCTGA